A DNA window from Iodobacter ciconiae contains the following coding sequences:
- a CDS encoding helix-turn-helix transcriptional regulator — MIYTDTLLRLPEVLQIIPVSRATWYAGIKTGRYPAQVKLGPRIVAWRRSDIVNLLASLSNESD, encoded by the coding sequence ATGATTTACACGGATACGCTTTTGCGTTTACCCGAAGTACTGCAAATTATCCCTGTATCGCGCGCAACATGGTACGCCGGCATTAAAACAGGCCGTTACCCCGCGCAGGTCAAACTTGGCCCACGTATCGTCGCTTGGCGTCGTAGTGACATCGTCAATCTGCTGGCATCGCTAAGCAATGAAAGCGACTGA